The following proteins come from a genomic window of Burkholderia stabilis:
- a CDS encoding site-2 protease family protein, protein MDASLIQTIAVYALPVIFAITLHEAAHGYAARLLGDNTAYMMGRVSFNPMRHIDPIGTIAIPLAMYFLTGGAFLFGYAKPVPVSFGNLRDPRWGSLWVSLAGPACNFVQALIWGVLTLVLPAVGIDEPFFTRMAFAGVSANLVLGVLNLFPLPPLDGGRILAALLPPKQSIALSRIEPYGFIIVLALVATGVLTNFWLRPLVNVGYAVLSAILSPFASLF, encoded by the coding sequence ATGGATGCTTCCCTGATACAGACCATCGCCGTCTACGCGCTGCCCGTGATCTTCGCGATTACGCTGCACGAGGCCGCGCACGGCTACGCCGCCCGCCTGCTCGGCGACAACACCGCCTACATGATGGGGCGCGTGTCGTTCAATCCGATGCGCCACATCGATCCGATCGGCACGATCGCGATCCCGCTCGCGATGTATTTCCTGACGGGCGGCGCATTCCTGTTCGGCTATGCGAAGCCGGTGCCGGTTTCGTTCGGCAACCTGCGCGATCCGCGCTGGGGCAGCCTGTGGGTATCGCTCGCAGGCCCGGCCTGCAACTTCGTGCAGGCGCTGATCTGGGGTGTGCTGACCCTCGTGCTTCCTGCCGTCGGCATCGACGAGCCGTTCTTCACGCGGATGGCGTTCGCCGGCGTCAGTGCGAACCTCGTGCTCGGCGTGCTGAACCTGTTTCCGCTGCCGCCGCTCGACGGCGGCCGCATCCTGGCGGCGCTGCTGCCGCCGAAGCAATCGATCGCGCTGTCGCGCATCGAGCCGTACGGTTTCATCATCGTCCTCGCGCTGGTCGCGACGGGCGTGCTGACGAATTTCTGGCTGCGTCCGCTCGTCAATGTCGGCTACGCGGTCCTGAGCGCCATCCTGTCCCCATTCGCCTCGCTTTTCTAA
- a CDS encoding CTP synthase, with protein MTKYVFVTGGVVSSLGKGIAAASLAAILESRGLKVTLLKLDPYINVDPGTMSPFQHGEVFVTEDGAETDLDLGHYERFISTKMRKANNFTTGQIYESVIRKERRGDYLGKTVQVIPHITNEIQAFIERGAASATCGEPDVAIVEIGGTVGDIESLPFLEAARQMSLRLGRNSACFVHLTLVPYVATAGELKTKPTQHSVQKLREIGILPHVLLCRADRRIPDDESKKISMFSNVPEDAVISVWDADSIYKIPQMLHDQGLDRIICEELKLSPKEADLSMWSALVEKLENPKHEVTIGMVGKYVDLTESYKSLIEALRHASLHTSTKVNIEYIDSEEIEANGVDSLKHLDAVLVPGGFGRRGTEGKIAAIRYAREAKVPYLGICLGMQLAVIEFARDVVGLKQANSTEFDADTPERVVALITEWHDREGKVETRTEESDLGGTMRLGSQRCPIKPGTMAEEIYGKDVNERHRHRYEVNNRFVPQLEAGGLIISARTPSEDLPEMMELPRSMHPWFVGVQFHPEFTSTPRDGHPLFKSFVEAALANKQARGV; from the coding sequence ATGACCAAATATGTTTTCGTCACCGGCGGCGTAGTTTCTTCCCTTGGCAAGGGTATTGCCGCCGCTTCCCTCGCCGCGATCCTCGAATCGCGCGGTCTGAAAGTCACCCTCCTCAAACTCGATCCCTACATCAACGTCGACCCCGGCACGATGAGCCCGTTCCAGCACGGCGAAGTGTTCGTGACGGAAGACGGAGCGGAGACCGACCTCGACCTCGGCCACTATGAGCGCTTCATCAGCACGAAGATGCGCAAGGCCAACAACTTCACGACCGGCCAGATCTACGAATCGGTGATCCGCAAGGAACGCCGCGGCGACTATCTCGGCAAGACCGTGCAGGTCATCCCGCACATCACGAACGAAATCCAGGCGTTCATCGAGCGCGGGGCCGCGTCGGCCACCTGCGGCGAGCCGGATGTCGCGATCGTCGAGATCGGCGGCACGGTCGGCGACATCGAGTCGCTGCCGTTCCTCGAGGCTGCGCGCCAGATGAGCCTGCGCCTCGGCCGCAACAGCGCGTGCTTCGTGCACCTGACGCTGGTGCCGTACGTCGCGACGGCCGGCGAGCTGAAGACGAAACCGACCCAGCACAGCGTGCAGAAGCTGCGCGAGATCGGCATCCTGCCGCACGTGCTGCTGTGCCGTGCGGATCGCCGCATCCCCGACGACGAATCGAAGAAGATCTCGATGTTCTCGAACGTGCCGGAAGACGCCGTGATCTCGGTGTGGGACGCCGACAGCATCTACAAGATTCCGCAGATGCTGCACGACCAGGGCCTCGACCGCATCATTTGCGAGGAGCTGAAGCTGTCGCCGAAGGAAGCCGACCTGAGCATGTGGTCGGCGCTCGTCGAAAAGCTCGAGAACCCGAAGCACGAAGTGACGATCGGCATGGTCGGCAAGTATGTCGACCTGACGGAGTCGTACAAGTCGCTGATCGAAGCGCTGCGCCACGCGTCGCTGCATACGTCGACCAAGGTCAACATCGAGTACATCGACTCGGAAGAGATCGAGGCGAACGGTGTCGACAGCCTGAAGCACCTCGACGCCGTGCTGGTGCCGGGCGGTTTCGGCCGTCGCGGCACGGAAGGCAAGATCGCGGCGATCCGCTATGCGCGCGAAGCGAAGGTGCCGTATCTCGGCATCTGCCTCGGCATGCAGCTCGCGGTGATCGAATTCGCGCGCGATGTCGTCGGTCTGAAGCAGGCGAACAGCACGGAATTCGATGCGGATACGCCGGAACGCGTGGTCGCGCTGATCACCGAATGGCACGACCGCGAAGGCAAGGTCGAGACGCGCACTGAAGAGTCCGATCTTGGCGGCACGATGCGCCTCGGCTCGCAGCGCTGCCCGATCAAGCCGGGCACGATGGCCGAAGAAATCTATGGCAAGGACGTGAACGAACGCCATCGCCACCGTTATGAAGTCAATAACCGCTTCGTGCCCCAGCTCGAAGCCGGCGGCCTTATCATCAGCGCCCGTACCCCGAGCGAGGATCTGCCGGAAATGATGGAGCTGCCGCGTTCGATGCACCCGTGGTTCGTCGGCGTCCAGTTCCACCCGGAATTCACGTCCACGCCGCGTGACGGTCATCCCCTCTTCAAGTCGTTCGTCGAAGCCGCGCTCGCCAACAAGCAAGCGCGCGGAGTGTAA
- the eno gene encoding phosphopyruvate hydratase, with product MSAIVDIIGREILDSRGNPTVECDVLLESGTMGRAAVPSGASTGSREAIELRDGEAGRYNGKGVLKAVEHINTEISEAIMGLDASEQAFLDKTLLELDGTDNKSRLGANAMLAVSMAVAKAAAEEAGLPLYRYFGGSGAMQLPVPMMNIVNGGAHANNSLDIQEFMIVPVSQPTFREALRCGAEVFHALKKILSDRGMSTAVGDEGGFAPNFGSNDECLSTILQAIEKAGYRAGEDVLLALDCAASEFYHDGKYQLAGEGLQLSSAEFTDYLATLADKFPIVSIEDGMHESDWEGWKLLTDRLGKKVQLVGDDLFVTNTRILKEGIEKGIANSILIKINQIGTLTETFAAIEMAKRAGYTAVISHRSGETEDSTIADIAVGLNAGQIKTGSLSRSDRISKYNQLLRIEEDLGGIASYPGKSAFYNLR from the coding sequence ATGAGTGCAATCGTAGATATCATCGGCCGCGAGATTCTGGATTCGCGCGGCAACCCCACCGTCGAATGCGACGTGCTGCTCGAATCGGGCACGATGGGCCGCGCGGCGGTGCCGTCGGGCGCGTCCACGGGCTCGCGTGAAGCGATCGAACTGCGCGACGGCGAAGCCGGCCGCTACAACGGCAAGGGCGTGCTGAAGGCAGTCGAGCACATCAACACCGAAATCTCCGAAGCCATCATGGGCCTCGACGCGTCGGAACAGGCGTTCCTCGACAAGACGCTGCTCGAGCTGGACGGCACCGACAACAAGTCGCGCCTCGGCGCGAACGCGATGCTGGCCGTGTCGATGGCCGTCGCGAAGGCTGCGGCAGAAGAAGCCGGCCTGCCGCTGTACCGCTATTTCGGCGGTTCGGGCGCGATGCAACTGCCGGTGCCGATGATGAACATCGTCAACGGCGGCGCGCACGCGAACAACAGCCTCGACATCCAGGAATTCATGATCGTCCCGGTCAGCCAGCCGACGTTCCGTGAAGCCCTGCGTTGCGGCGCGGAAGTGTTCCACGCACTGAAGAAGATCCTGAGCGACCGCGGCATGAGCACGGCAGTCGGCGACGAAGGCGGCTTCGCGCCGAACTTCGGCAGCAACGACGAGTGCCTGTCGACGATCCTCCAGGCGATCGAGAAGGCCGGCTATCGCGCGGGCGAAGACGTGCTGCTCGCGCTCGACTGCGCGGCATCCGAGTTCTACCACGACGGCAAGTACCAGCTCGCGGGCGAAGGCCTGCAACTGTCGTCGGCCGAATTCACCGACTACCTCGCGACGCTCGCCGACAAGTTCCCGATCGTGTCGATCGAAGACGGCATGCACGAAAGCGACTGGGAAGGCTGGAAGCTGCTGACCGACCGCCTCGGCAAGAAGGTGCAGCTCGTCGGCGACGACCTGTTCGTCACGAACACGCGCATCCTGAAGGAAGGCATCGAGAAGGGCATCGCCAACTCGATCCTCATCAAGATCAACCAGATTGGTACGCTGACCGAAACGTTCGCGGCGATTGAAATGGCGAAGCGCGCGGGCTACACGGCCGTGATCTCGCACCGCTCGGGCGAAACGGAAGACTCGACGATCGCGGACATCGCGGTCGGCCTGAATGCCGGTCAGATCAAGACGGGTTCGCTGTCGCGCAGCGACCGTATCTCGAAGTACAACCAGCTGCTGCGCATCGAGGAAGATCTCGGCGGCATCGCGAGCTACCCGGGTAAATCGGCTTTCTATAACCTGCGCTAA
- a CDS encoding L-threonylcarbamoyladenylate synthase yields MSQFFRIHPDNPQPRLIKQAVEIVSKGGVIAMPTDSSYALACHLDDKDAVERVRRIRGLDEKQHLSLLVRDLSELANFAMVDNRQYRQIKSVTPGPYVFILQATKEVPRRLSHPSRKTIGLRVPDHAITLALLESLGQPLLGTTLILPPDDEPLNDPEEIRTRLEKQVDLVIDGGACPREPSTVIDLTGDEPELVRAGRGALEPFGLSAA; encoded by the coding sequence ATGTCCCAGTTCTTCAGGATTCACCCGGATAATCCGCAGCCGCGCCTGATCAAGCAGGCCGTGGAGATCGTCAGCAAGGGCGGTGTGATCGCGATGCCGACCGATTCGAGCTATGCGCTCGCGTGCCATCTCGACGACAAGGATGCGGTCGAGCGTGTGCGCCGCATTCGCGGCCTCGACGAGAAGCAGCACCTGTCGCTGCTCGTGCGCGACCTGTCGGAGCTCGCCAACTTCGCGATGGTCGACAACCGTCAGTACCGGCAGATCAAGTCGGTGACGCCGGGCCCGTACGTCTTCATCCTGCAGGCGACGAAGGAAGTGCCGCGCCGGCTGTCGCACCCGTCGCGCAAGACGATCGGGTTGCGCGTGCCCGATCACGCGATCACGCTCGCGCTGCTGGAGTCGCTCGGCCAGCCGCTGCTCGGCACGACGCTGATCCTGCCGCCGGACGACGAGCCGCTCAACGATCCCGAAGAAATCCGCACGCGGCTCGAGAAACAGGTCGACCTCGTGATCGACGGCGGCGCATGCCCGCGCGAACCGTCGACGGTGATCGACTTGACGGGCGACGAGCCGGAACTCGTGCGCGCGGGGCGCGGCGCGCTCGAGCCGTTCGGACTTTCGGCCGCGTAA
- a CDS encoding gamma carbonic anhydrase family protein, giving the protein MTIYKLGDTAPTIHESVFVADTAAIIGKVVLEENASVWFGATIRGDNETIAVGAGSNVQEGAVLHTDPGFPLTIAENVTIGHQAMLHGCTIGEGSLIGIQAVVLNGAVIGRNCLVGAGAVVTEGKTFPDNSLILGAPAKVVRELSAEDIARLRTNAKTYVERRAHFKEQLVRIG; this is encoded by the coding sequence GTGACGATCTACAAGCTGGGCGATACGGCCCCGACGATCCACGAAAGCGTGTTCGTCGCCGATACGGCGGCCATCATCGGCAAGGTCGTGCTCGAGGAAAACGCGAGCGTCTGGTTCGGCGCGACGATTCGCGGCGACAACGAAACGATTGCCGTCGGCGCCGGCAGCAACGTCCAGGAAGGCGCGGTACTGCACACGGACCCCGGCTTTCCGCTGACGATTGCCGAAAACGTGACGATCGGGCACCAGGCGATGCTGCACGGCTGCACGATCGGCGAAGGTTCGCTGATCGGTATTCAGGCGGTGGTCTTGAATGGAGCAGTCATCGGCCGCAACTGTCTGGTTGGCGCCGGCGCGGTCGTGACGGAAGGCAAGACGTTCCCGGACAATTCGCTGATTCTCGGCGCACCGGCGAAAGTCGTGCGCGAGCTGTCGGCCGAAGACATCGCCCGGCTGCGCACGAACGCGAAGACGTACGTCGAGCGGCGTGCGCATTTCAAGGAGCAACTCGTGCGGATCGGCTGA
- a CDS encoding alpha/beta fold hydrolase, whose amino-acid sequence MSASSSVSDFVMVRGVRLHVRRWGRPDAPTLFMLHGWMDVAASFQFVVDALAGDWQVIAPDARGFGLSDWPVARQGGGHYWFHEYLGDLDTLVDHYAPTGEVNLVGHSMGANVVCLYAGARPERVRRVVDLEGFGLAPARAEQAPRRLRSWLDELREPPALRPYASLDEVAARLIKTNPRLDPRRAAFLAEHWSKRGDDGLYHLLADPAHKMPGPLLYRLDEVMATWAQVRAKVLHVEAVNSPTLAHIAGDIPLPEFKARFNAFPDWREKLVEDAGHMVHHDQPEQIAALIEAFCA is encoded by the coding sequence ATGAGTGCCTCGAGTTCTGTTTCCGATTTCGTCATGGTGCGCGGCGTCCGACTGCATGTGCGGCGCTGGGGCCGGCCCGATGCGCCGACGCTGTTCATGCTGCACGGCTGGATGGACGTCGCGGCGTCATTCCAGTTCGTCGTCGATGCGCTCGCGGGCGACTGGCAGGTGATCGCGCCCGATGCGCGGGGCTTCGGGCTGTCAGACTGGCCGGTCGCACGGCAGGGCGGCGGTCACTACTGGTTCCATGAATACCTGGGCGATCTCGATACGCTCGTCGACCACTATGCGCCGACCGGCGAAGTCAACCTGGTCGGGCACAGCATGGGCGCGAACGTCGTGTGCCTGTATGCCGGCGCGCGGCCGGAACGCGTGCGGCGCGTAGTCGACCTCGAGGGTTTCGGGCTCGCGCCCGCGCGGGCCGAACAGGCGCCGCGCCGGCTGCGCAGCTGGCTGGACGAGCTGCGCGAGCCGCCCGCGCTGCGGCCTTACGCGTCCCTCGACGAGGTGGCGGCGCGCCTGATCAAGACCAATCCGCGGCTCGATCCGCGCCGCGCCGCGTTTCTCGCCGAGCACTGGTCGAAGCGCGGCGACGACGGCCTCTACCATCTGCTGGCCGACCCCGCGCACAAGATGCCGGGCCCGCTGCTGTACCGGCTCGACGAAGTGATGGCCACCTGGGCGCAGGTGCGCGCGAAGGTGCTGCACGTCGAGGCCGTCAATTCGCCGACGCTCGCGCACATTGCCGGCGATATCCCGCTGCCGGAATTCAAGGCGCGTTTCAACGCGTTCCCCGACTGGCGCGAGAAGCTCGTCGAGGACGCCGGCCACATGGTGCATCACGACCAGCCCGAGCAGATCGCGGCGCTGATCGAGGCGTTCTGCGCGTAA
- a CDS encoding 3',5'-nucleoside bisphosphate phosphatase, with product MNADLHCHSNVSDGLLSPADVARRAHAGGVTLWALTDHDEIGGQAAARSEAEALGMRYLSGVEISVTWASRTVHIVGLNIDPANPALVDGLYRTRHGRAARAVAIGEQLATLGIPGAYEGALKYVSNPDLISRTHFARFLVENGHAESTSDVFDRLLGDGKPGFVPHRWATLPDAVAWIRAAGGEAVVAHPGRYRYTPVEFDAFFGEFIDLGGRAIEVVTGSHTPDQYREYADVARRFGFEVSRGSDFHAPGEGRVELGGLPSLPSDLTPVWERWL from the coding sequence ATGAACGCCGATCTCCACTGCCATTCGAATGTTTCCGACGGGTTGCTGTCGCCTGCCGACGTCGCGCGCCGCGCCCATGCCGGCGGCGTGACCCTGTGGGCGCTGACCGACCACGACGAGATCGGCGGCCAGGCGGCGGCGCGCAGCGAGGCGGAAGCGCTTGGCATGCGCTACCTGAGCGGCGTCGAAATTTCGGTCACGTGGGCGTCGCGCACCGTGCACATCGTCGGCCTGAACATCGATCCCGCGAACCCGGCGCTCGTCGACGGCCTGTACCGCACGCGGCACGGCCGCGCGGCGCGCGCGGTGGCGATCGGCGAGCAGCTCGCGACGCTCGGCATTCCGGGCGCGTACGAAGGCGCGCTCAAATACGTATCGAATCCCGACCTGATTTCGCGAACGCATTTCGCGCGCTTCCTCGTCGAGAACGGCCACGCCGAGTCGACGTCCGACGTGTTCGACCGCCTGCTCGGCGATGGCAAGCCCGGCTTCGTCCCGCATCGCTGGGCGACGCTGCCCGACGCGGTCGCTTGGATTCGTGCGGCGGGCGGCGAAGCGGTGGTCGCGCATCCGGGCCGTTATCGCTATACGCCCGTCGAATTCGACGCATTCTTCGGCGAATTCATCGACCTGGGCGGTCGCGCGATCGAAGTCGTCACGGGCAGCCACACGCCTGACCAGTACCGCGAATACGCGGACGTTGCGCGCCGCTTCGGCTTCGAAGTGTCGCGCGGCTCGGATTTCCACGCGCCGGGCGAGGGCCGTGTCGAGCTCGGCGGCTTGCCGTCGTTGCCATCCGACCTGACGCCGGTCTGGGAGCGCTGGCTCTGA
- the hslO gene encoding Hsp33 family molecular chaperone HslO, with amino-acid sequence MSDQLQKFMFNAAPVRGEIVSLRNTWQEVLARRDYPAPVRTVLGEMMAACALLSANLKFHGTLIMQIFGDGPVQMLVVQCGSDLAMRATAKFSGDSAQTIGDDTSFASLVNASGHGRCVITLDPADKLPGQQPYQGIVPLNGVDGPLESVSQVLEHYMHHSEQLDTRLWLAADRDRAVGMLLQKLPGDGGIVPRNAETDIDTWERVCTLGGTLSAKELLEVEPEVVFRRLFWQENVQHFEPAGTRFQCSCSREKVGAMLRMLGRDEVDSVIVERGHVEIHCEFCNQRYEFDPVDVAQLFASPALETGIAPATDQRH; translated from the coding sequence GTGAGCGACCAGTTACAGAAATTCATGTTCAATGCGGCGCCCGTGCGCGGCGAGATCGTCTCGCTGCGCAATACGTGGCAGGAAGTGCTCGCCCGCCGCGACTACCCTGCCCCCGTGCGCACGGTGCTCGGCGAGATGATGGCCGCGTGCGCGCTGCTGTCCGCGAACCTGAAATTTCACGGCACCCTGATCATGCAGATCTTCGGCGACGGGCCGGTCCAGATGCTGGTCGTCCAGTGCGGCTCCGATCTGGCGATGCGGGCCACCGCGAAGTTCTCCGGCGACTCGGCGCAAACGATCGGCGACGACACGAGCTTCGCGTCGCTCGTCAACGCGAGCGGCCACGGCCGTTGCGTGATCACGCTCGATCCGGCCGACAAGCTGCCGGGCCAGCAGCCGTATCAGGGCATCGTCCCGCTGAACGGCGTCGACGGGCCGCTCGAATCGGTGTCGCAGGTACTCGAGCACTACATGCATCACTCGGAGCAGCTCGACACGCGGCTGTGGCTCGCGGCCGATCGCGACCGCGCGGTCGGCATGCTGCTGCAGAAGCTGCCGGGCGACGGCGGCATTGTGCCGCGCAACGCCGAAACCGATATCGACACGTGGGAGCGCGTCTGCACGTTGGGCGGCACGCTGTCCGCGAAGGAGCTGCTCGAGGTCGAACCGGAAGTCGTGTTCCGCCGGCTGTTCTGGCAGGAAAACGTGCAGCACTTCGAGCCGGCCGGCACGCGCTTCCAGTGCTCGTGCTCGCGCGAGAAGGTCGGTGCGATGCTGCGCATGCTCGGCCGTGACGAAGTCGACAGCGTGATCGTCGAGCGCGGCCACGTCGAAATCCACTGCGAGTTCTGCAACCAGCGCTACGAATTCGATCCGGTCGACGTCGCGCAGTTGTTCGCGTCGCCCGCGCTCGAAACCGGCATTGCGCCGGCAACCGACCAGCGTCACTGA
- the kdsA gene encoding 3-deoxy-8-phosphooctulonate synthase, which produces MKLCDFEVGLDKPFFLIAGTCVVESEQMTIDTAGRLKEICEKLNVPFIYKSSYDKANRSSGKSFRGLGMDEGLRILSEVKRQLGLPVLTDVHSIDEIEQVASVVDVLQTPAFLCRQTDFIQACARSGKPVNIKKGQFLAPHDMKNVIDKARDAAREAGLSDDRFMACERGVSFGYNNLVSDMRSLAIMRETNAPVVFDATHSVQLPGGQGTSSGGQREFVPVLARAAVATGVAGLFMETHPNPAEAKSDGPNAVPLNRMGALLETLVTLDQAVKRNPFLENDFN; this is translated from the coding sequence ATGAAGCTTTGCGATTTCGAGGTCGGTCTCGACAAGCCTTTCTTCCTGATCGCGGGTACCTGCGTCGTCGAATCGGAGCAAATGACGATCGACACGGCGGGCCGCCTGAAGGAGATCTGCGAGAAGCTGAACGTTCCGTTCATCTACAAGTCGTCGTACGACAAGGCGAACCGCAGCTCGGGCAAGTCGTTTCGCGGCCTCGGAATGGACGAGGGCCTGCGGATCCTGTCCGAGGTGAAGCGCCAGCTCGGCCTGCCGGTGCTGACCGACGTGCATTCGATCGACGAGATCGAGCAGGTCGCGTCGGTCGTCGACGTGCTGCAGACGCCCGCGTTCCTGTGCCGCCAGACCGATTTCATCCAGGCGTGCGCGCGCTCGGGCAAGCCCGTCAACATCAAGAAGGGCCAGTTCCTCGCGCCGCACGACATGAAGAACGTGATCGACAAGGCGCGCGACGCGGCGCGTGAAGCGGGGCTGTCGGACGACCGTTTCATGGCGTGCGAGCGCGGTGTCTCGTTCGGCTACAACAACCTCGTGTCGGACATGCGCTCGCTCGCGATCATGCGCGAGACGAACGCTCCCGTCGTATTCGACGCGACCCACTCGGTGCAGCTGCCGGGCGGGCAGGGCACGAGCTCGGGCGGTCAGCGCGAATTCGTGCCGGTGCTCGCACGTGCGGCGGTCGCGACGGGCGTTGCGGGCCTCTTCATGGAAACGCATCCGAATCCGGCCGAGGCGAAATCCGATGGCCCGAACGCGGTGCCGTTGAACCGGATGGGCGCGCTGCTGGAGACCCTCGTCACGCTCGACCAGGCGGTGAAGCGCAATCCGTTCCTGGAAAACGATTTCAATTAA
- a CDS encoding ferritin-like domain-containing protein, whose product MSLVSSSFGNVPACVRRAALDALRAPEPAAKAAQVRALYDALRAGQAVIAPSLELAEPADLPGRPARPPLVEPRQLERRSMRSPEGRAVLLHAIAHIEFNAINLALDAVWRFAGQPDAFYADWLKVAAEEAYHFTLLNDRLAAFGHAYGDFPAHNGLWEMCERTKGDPLARMALVPRTLEARGLDASPPIRARLVQAGDDASAAILDVILRDEIGHVAIGNRWFRHLCDEAGRDPVPAYRQLAEQYHAPRLRGPFNFDARRDAGFEQAELDELAAQDRADGNAGR is encoded by the coding sequence ATGAGTCTGGTGTCTTCTTCTTTCGGCAATGTGCCGGCCTGCGTGCGCCGCGCCGCGCTCGACGCGCTGCGTGCGCCGGAACCCGCGGCCAAGGCCGCGCAGGTGCGCGCGCTGTACGACGCGCTGCGGGCCGGGCAGGCCGTGATCGCACCGTCGCTCGAACTGGCCGAACCGGCTGATTTGCCCGGTCGCCCGGCGCGCCCGCCGCTCGTCGAGCCGCGCCAGCTCGAGCGGCGCAGCATGCGTTCGCCCGAAGGGCGCGCCGTGCTGCTGCACGCGATCGCGCATATCGAATTCAACGCGATCAATCTGGCGCTCGACGCGGTCTGGCGCTTCGCGGGCCAACCGGACGCGTTCTACGCGGACTGGCTGAAGGTCGCGGCCGAGGAGGCCTATCACTTCACGCTGTTGAACGATCGCCTCGCGGCATTCGGGCATGCGTACGGCGATTTTCCCGCGCACAACGGGCTGTGGGAGATGTGCGAGCGGACCAAGGGCGATCCGCTCGCGCGCATGGCGCTCGTACCGCGCACGCTCGAAGCCCGAGGGCTCGATGCGTCGCCGCCGATCCGCGCGCGGCTCGTGCAGGCGGGCGACGATGCATCGGCCGCGATTCTCGACGTGATCCTGCGCGACGAGATCGGGCATGTCGCGATCGGCAACCGCTGGTTCCGGCATTTGTGCGACGAGGCCGGGCGCGATCCCGTGCCGGCATACCGGCAGCTCGCCGAGCAGTACCATGCGCCGCGGCTGCGCGGCCCGTTCAATTTCGATGCGCGTCGCGATGCCGGATTCGAGCAGGCTGAACTCGACGAACTGGCAGCGCAGGACAGGGCGGACGGAAACGCCGGGCGCTAG
- the ftsB gene encoding cell division protein FtsB: MRLVTVVLIVLLALIQYPLWWGHGGWLRVHELRQQLNDQLQKNADEKLRNERTAGEVQDLQSGTAAIEERARYEMGMVKDGEVFVQFVSPNAPAGPLNNTPSNTSTRGAVSAAPVRVVPNPQSIAKPSRHHGGDKGKAAHH; encoded by the coding sequence ATGCGGCTTGTCACTGTCGTCCTGATTGTCTTGCTGGCGCTCATTCAGTACCCCCTATGGTGGGGACACGGCGGCTGGCTGCGGGTGCATGAATTGCGTCAGCAGCTCAACGACCAGCTCCAGAAAAATGCGGACGAGAAGCTGCGCAACGAGCGGACCGCAGGCGAAGTGCAGGATCTGCAGAGTGGCACCGCGGCCATCGAGGAGCGCGCGCGCTACGAGATGGGCATGGTGAAGGACGGTGAAGTATTCGTGCAGTTTGTGTCGCCGAATGCGCCGGCCGGGCCGCTGAACAACACGCCGTCGAACACGTCGACGCGCGGTGCCGTCTCTGCGGCGCCGGTGCGGGTCGTGCCGAATCCACAGTCGATCGCGAAGCCGTCGCGGCATCACGGCGGCGACAAAGGCAAGGCTGCACATCACTGA